A single region of the Alkalispirochaeta americana genome encodes:
- a CDS encoding MalY/PatB family protein, whose translation MDMTNLPNRRGTGAFKWDLAKSGEIPLWVADMDYPVAPGIVEALEERVAHPVFGYTLVPDSYYQAFCRWQLERNHWEISPDHLVAAPGVMPSISLLIEAWTAPGEAVAMFSPVYFPFFEVVEQLQRRVVTVPLGVERTPEGPRQVIDPDRLDQALDQARVLLVCSPHNPGGRVWSRQELETIAEAARRRGVRVISDEIHGDLIFPGERFVPWHALSGADPRDVALQAPSKTFNIAGLPTAMAIIPDAKERQLFLDALHRRKQDLSNILAITAAEAGYSRGASWLEGVCRAVWENRQLLRQDLAREPGVEVYAAEGTFVPWVDCSVRWQNRPDASEQFCLMARREGVWVSQGRQFGPEGEGHLRVNVATSPGILREGLSRLRRTLELFDGQGLRGGRAEGK comes from the coding sequence ATGGATATGACGAACCTTCCGAACCGGCGTGGTACCGGTGCGTTCAAATGGGACCTGGCCAAATCCGGAGAGATTCCCCTCTGGGTCGCCGATATGGATTATCCCGTGGCTCCCGGGATTGTGGAGGCCCTGGAGGAGCGGGTTGCTCACCCTGTCTTTGGCTATACCCTGGTGCCGGACTCGTATTACCAGGCTTTCTGCCGGTGGCAGCTCGAGCGGAACCACTGGGAGATCTCGCCGGATCATCTGGTTGCTGCGCCGGGGGTGATGCCCTCGATTTCTCTTCTGATCGAGGCCTGGACCGCTCCGGGCGAGGCGGTGGCAATGTTTTCGCCCGTCTATTTTCCTTTCTTCGAGGTGGTGGAGCAGCTCCAGCGACGGGTGGTGACAGTTCCTCTGGGCGTGGAGAGGACGCCCGAGGGGCCTCGTCAGGTGATTGACCCTGATCGTCTTGATCAGGCGCTGGATCAGGCCCGGGTCCTCCTGGTGTGCTCTCCCCATAACCCCGGTGGAAGGGTCTGGTCCCGGCAGGAGCTGGAGACCATAGCCGAGGCGGCCCGGCGGCGGGGTGTCCGGGTTATCTCCGACGAGATTCACGGCGATCTGATCTTTCCCGGGGAGCGGTTCGTTCCGTGGCACGCTCTGAGTGGTGCAGACCCCCGGGATGTGGCGCTCCAGGCCCCGAGCAAGACCTTTAACATTGCGGGCCTTCCCACGGCGATGGCGATAATTCCTGATGCGAAAGAACGACAACTCTTTCTGGATGCCCTGCATCGGCGCAAGCAGGATCTGTCCAATATTCTGGCGATCACCGCTGCCGAGGCGGGGTATTCCCGGGGAGCCTCCTGGCTGGAGGGGGTGTGTCGGGCGGTTTGGGAAAACCGCCAGCTCCTGCGGCAGGATCTTGCCCGGGAGCCAGGGGTGGAGGTCTACGCTGCCGAAGGAACTTTTGTGCCCTGGGTAGATTGCTCTGTCCGGTGGCAGAATCGGCCTGATGCCAGTGAACAGTTTTGTCTGATGGCCCGTCGCGAGGGAGTCTGGGTCTCCCAGGGCAGGCAGTTCGGGCCCGAGGGTGAGGGACACCTGCGGGTCAACGTGGCCACCTCGCCGGGGATACTCCGGGAGGGTCTCTCGCGGTTGCGGCGAACGCTGGAACTCTTCGACGGACAAGGCCTTCGCGGTGGCCGGGCCGAGGGGAAATGA
- a CDS encoding EF-P lysine aminoacylase GenX, with the protein MTGPSASIAALQARAEILRRLRSFFDTRGYLAVETPQLTRTPIPEAHIKLFATTLAPAGDPLFLLPSPEYHLKQLLAAGSGSLYEITHSFRNAETPGPWHSPEFTMLEYYTVDADSTDSLHLTQDLLRELGETNQPLVISMEEAWLRWAGIGLAATLAGEERENRERLAREALQRGLCLQIEPGETWEDLFQRIFLSHVEPGLPRDRPVFLTGYPAAVPTLARNIPGTPWADRWELYLGGIEIANCFGEETSPAVIRQFLEEQSREKSPPGLDPGQTEEPWDPSFLQPPAELPRSSGVALGVDRLVMHLLKEDSLKRVISFTLFE; encoded by the coding sequence ATGACCGGACCTTCAGCATCGATCGCGGCTCTCCAGGCGCGGGCAGAGATTCTGCGCCGCCTTCGCTCCTTCTTTGACACCCGGGGATACCTGGCGGTGGAAACCCCCCAGCTCACACGAACTCCCATCCCCGAGGCACACATCAAGCTCTTTGCTACGACCCTGGCCCCGGCCGGAGACCCGCTCTTTCTGTTGCCCTCACCGGAATACCACCTGAAACAGCTTCTGGCGGCCGGATCGGGGAGTCTCTACGAGATCACCCACAGCTTCCGCAACGCCGAGACCCCCGGCCCCTGGCACAGCCCGGAGTTCACCATGCTGGAATACTACACCGTAGATGCCGACAGCACCGACTCGCTGCACCTGACACAGGACCTCCTGCGGGAGCTGGGCGAGACCAACCAGCCCCTGGTGATCTCCATGGAAGAGGCCTGGCTCCGCTGGGCGGGCATCGGCCTGGCGGCAACCCTGGCAGGAGAAGAGCGGGAAAACCGGGAACGTCTTGCCCGGGAAGCACTTCAGCGAGGCCTTTGCCTGCAGATAGAACCCGGCGAGACCTGGGAGGACCTCTTTCAGCGCATCTTTCTGAGCCACGTGGAACCCGGGCTACCCAGGGACCGCCCCGTCTTTCTCACGGGCTATCCCGCAGCAGTTCCAACCCTGGCCCGGAACATCCCCGGAACCCCCTGGGCAGACCGGTGGGAACTCTACCTGGGGGGGATTGAAATCGCCAACTGCTTTGGCGAGGAGACCAGCCCCGCCGTAATACGGCAGTTTCTGGAAGAGCAGTCGCGGGAGAAAAGCCCTCCCGGACTCGACCCCGGGCAGACGGAAGAACCCTGGGACCCCTCCTTTCTGCAACCTCCGGCCGAGCTTCCCCGCTCCTCGGGAGTTGCCCTGGGGGTAGACCGTCTGGTGATGCACCTCCTGAAAGAAGATTCCCTGAAAAGGGTGATATCTTTCACCCTTTTTGAGTAA
- the efp gene encoding elongation factor P encodes MIKGGAIEKGMYILFKGDPYLVADREFVNPGKGAAFTRCKLKNAKTGSVLRETIKTSDNVEVADVYDRDGQYMYVDGESYHFMDAESYEQFEIPADVLAETGKYLREGDQYRIIMWGENPIDVIIPMKLVYTVTDAPDAVKGDTVTGATKTVVVETGLTVQVPIFIKTGDKIRVNTESGEYVERVND; translated from the coding sequence ATGATTAAAGGCGGAGCAATCGAGAAGGGAATGTATATTCTCTTCAAAGGGGACCCGTATCTTGTAGCGGATCGGGAGTTTGTGAACCCCGGCAAGGGCGCAGCTTTCACCCGGTGCAAACTCAAGAACGCAAAAACAGGATCGGTCCTGCGAGAGACGATCAAGACCAGCGACAACGTGGAAGTTGCCGACGTCTACGACCGGGACGGCCAGTATATGTATGTGGACGGCGAATCCTACCATTTCATGGACGCCGAGAGCTACGAACAGTTCGAGATCCCCGCCGATGTTCTTGCAGAGACCGGCAAATACCTGAGAGAAGGGGATCAGTACCGCATCATCATGTGGGGCGAAAACCCTATCGACGTGATCATTCCCATGAAGCTTGTCTACACCGTGACCGACGCTCCCGACGCGGTCAAGGGCGATACCGTTACCGGAGCCACCAAAACAGTTGTGGTAGAAACAGGGCTGACCGTGCAGGTGCCCATCTTCATTAAAACAGGCGATAAAATCCGCGTGAACACCGAATCCGGTGAGTACGTCGAACGCGTAAACGACTAG
- a CDS encoding ABC transporter ATP-binding protein: MTGGTRWTLPFRDQASLAPCREGHGPEASLPGAVPPEAVPPETVPLEPAPLEMEGVRFAYSRKRPLFQDLDFTLPAGGVVGLLGRNGAGKTTLLKLGMGLLFPREGRVSLFGSPAGRRRPAILSRLVFIPEQIAPPPVTLVQYFHLQSGYYPAFDPARAETWAEQFEIPLDQALPSLSYGQQKKALLVTALACGPDLVILDEPTNGLDIPSKRVFRQLISQATQEGCSVVVSTHQVQDVAKLLDHVIILEGGKVLFQASRRTLLEELELRRFSSEEEARQAGALAWEVRFGVPVAVVPRDRTTPAGEELDLELLFHAAMTNPEALAAVCPGGDR; this comes from the coding sequence ATGACCGGCGGGACTCGCTGGACCCTGCCCTTCCGGGATCAGGCCTCGCTGGCTCCGTGCCGGGAGGGCCACGGCCCGGAGGCATCTCTCCCGGGGGCAGTTCCCCCGGAGGCAGTTCCCCCGGAGACAGTTCCTCTGGAGCCAGCTCCCCTGGAGATGGAGGGGGTTCGCTTTGCCTATTCCCGGAAACGGCCGCTCTTCCAGGATCTTGATTTTACCCTTCCTGCGGGAGGGGTGGTGGGGCTTCTGGGACGAAACGGTGCGGGCAAGACCACCCTGCTCAAGTTGGGGATGGGCCTTCTCTTTCCCCGGGAGGGCCGGGTCTCCCTCTTTGGATCACCCGCAGGGCGACGGCGCCCCGCTATTCTCTCGCGTCTGGTCTTTATCCCGGAGCAGATCGCGCCTCCGCCGGTGACGCTGGTTCAATACTTTCATCTCCAGTCAGGCTATTATCCGGCCTTCGATCCGGCCCGGGCCGAGACCTGGGCCGAGCAGTTCGAGATCCCCCTGGATCAGGCTCTGCCGTCTCTCTCCTATGGCCAGCAAAAGAAAGCGCTTCTGGTGACCGCCCTGGCCTGCGGCCCGGATCTGGTTATCCTGGATGAGCCCACCAACGGACTGGATATCCCCTCCAAGCGGGTTTTCCGCCAGCTGATCTCCCAGGCTACCCAGGAGGGGTGCTCCGTGGTGGTCTCGACCCATCAGGTGCAGGATGTGGCCAAGCTGCTCGATCATGTGATCATTCTGGAGGGGGGGAAGGTTCTCTTCCAGGCCTCCCGCAGGACCCTCCTTGAGGAACTGGAGCTGCGGCGCTTCTCCTCCGAGGAGGAGGCTCGCCAGGCAGGGGCTCTGGCCTGGGAGGTCCGGTTTGGCGTTCCCGTGGCGGTGGTCCCCAGGGACCGGACAACCCCGGCTGGGGAGGAGCTTGATCTGGAACTGCTCTTCCATGCAGCCATGACCAACCCCGAGGCCCTGGCCGCCGTCTGCCCGGGAGGTGATCGGTGA
- a CDS encoding asparaginase domain-containing protein translates to MLRLLITGGTFDKHYDAVRGELTFRDTHLPQILETVRCTVPLELEICRLVDSLYMGDEDRQAVAEACRAAPERSIVITHGTDSMTLTAERLLQEGLDKTIVLTGAMVPFTVSGSDALFNLGGAIVAARTCPPGVYIVMHGQVFPAGRVQKNRGQGCFEETL, encoded by the coding sequence ATGCTGCGCCTTCTTATCACGGGGGGAACCTTCGACAAACACTACGATGCGGTCCGGGGGGAACTCACCTTTCGGGATACCCACCTCCCCCAGATTCTGGAGACGGTGCGCTGCACCGTGCCGCTCGAGCTGGAAATATGCCGCCTGGTGGACAGCCTCTATATGGGAGACGAGGACCGCCAGGCCGTGGCCGAGGCCTGCCGGGCCGCCCCGGAGCGGTCCATCGTGATCACCCACGGAACAGATTCCATGACCCTCACGGCGGAGCGGCTTCTCCAGGAGGGGCTGGACAAGACGATTGTTCTCACGGGAGCCATGGTGCCCTTCACGGTGAGCGGCTCCGATGCGCTCTTTAACCTGGGAGGTGCCATTGTGGCGGCCCGGACCTGCCCCCCGGGGGTCTACATTGTGATGCACGGCCAGGTTTTTCCCGCTGGCAGGGTTCAGAAAAACCGGGGCCAGGGCTGCTTCGAGGAGACTCTATGA
- a CDS encoding DUF6588 family protein gives MKRKGIAALFAGALVLAAMPVSADTIDDLNVFKGAFEDFSKEFANSLPMNSTIGLNWSDAYIGQILPLPSVGVGITTGFTTIPLKVLEDMVDDLGLDSGSALGDIPSMGIPLPGYAFDARIGGILFPFDVGIKFGTIPDTKIGDVEVGYTNVGVDLRYAVLSGGWVMPKVSVGVGYNYLSGSVKAPMGLGDVDIGNVDYDGAPPDETATVTLKDPDIDFDWEAHVFDVKVQVSKQFFVIEPHLGMGASYGRASTNAGFDGDIEVDGANLDDLKSISGVDIKKDNIGVSKDVTPFSTRIFGGASLNLPFMRFDVSAMYNLTSGAVGGTLGARIQL, from the coding sequence ATGAAACGAAAAGGAATTGCTGCTCTGTTCGCGGGGGCTCTTGTGCTGGCAGCGATGCCGGTTTCGGCAGATACCATTGATGATCTTAATGTCTTCAAGGGGGCTTTTGAGGACTTCTCCAAGGAGTTTGCCAATTCGCTGCCCATGAATAGCACCATCGGGCTCAACTGGTCCGATGCCTATATCGGCCAGATCTTGCCCCTGCCCAGCGTGGGCGTGGGTATTACCACGGGGTTCACCACAATTCCCCTGAAGGTTCTGGAGGATATGGTGGACGATCTGGGCCTCGATTCCGGCTCGGCCCTGGGGGATATCCCCAGCATGGGCATCCCCCTGCCGGGCTACGCCTTCGATGCCCGGATCGGGGGAATCCTCTTTCCCTTCGACGTGGGGATCAAGTTTGGCACCATCCCCGATACCAAGATTGGCGATGTCGAGGTGGGGTACACCAACGTGGGGGTGGATCTGCGCTACGCCGTCCTCTCCGGGGGCTGGGTGATGCCCAAGGTTTCCGTGGGGGTGGGGTACAACTACCTCTCGGGGTCCGTGAAGGCGCCTATGGGGCTGGGCGATGTTGATATCGGCAATGTCGATTACGATGGTGCTCCTCCTGACGAAACTGCAACGGTAACGCTCAAGGACCCCGACATCGATTTTGACTGGGAGGCCCACGTCTTTGATGTGAAGGTCCAGGTGAGCAAGCAGTTCTTTGTGATCGAGCCCCACCTGGGGATGGGCGCCTCCTACGGCCGGGCCTCGACCAACGCCGGGTTTGATGGCGATATTGAGGTTGACGGTGCCAACCTTGATGACCTGAAATCAATCTCGGGCGTGGATATCAAGAAAGACAACATCGGTGTCTCCAAGGACGTGACCCCCTTCAGCACCCGTATTTTTGGCGGTGCCTCGCTGAACCTGCCCTTCATGCGCTTTGACGTGAGCGCCATGTATAACCTCACCTCCGGTGCCGTGGGCGGAACCCTGGGAGCACGTATCCAGCTCTGA
- a CDS encoding GNAT family N-acetyltransferase: MSDRAPIRPMEPGEKPAVKRLARRAFGPLQGSLVTLTRHTFLCEISGELAGAVVLETFRYKRNQLGGVIKWLFTDPEAQGQGVAAALVREGVARLQELGCHELFTTVEGFNTPSSNRFADLGFAPLSPWQQLRRYGLSLLRIGPPTFHTIDTGHFLWSRSAAEPPREQERTVPGGGALPWVANVIFVAALVALHRLRVGAAGELHLHLLWQLPLALSLVFGVRSGAMKLTARALGLSLRYRIWETGLVLSLIITVLFGGLFPTPGSHYPVETRWNYRSKLPRLAAVAFSGAFAVLALAWFLLACETWGLAQSPRALASILALAVAPVQALLVFEVLLPWFPFASFNGRRVLDHHRLLWAGLAIGTAALFWVRYAG; the protein is encoded by the coding sequence ATGAGCGATCGTGCCCCTATCCGCCCCATGGAACCCGGCGAAAAACCTGCGGTAAAACGCCTGGCTCGCCGCGCTTTCGGGCCCCTTCAGGGAAGCCTTGTCACGCTGACCCGCCACACCTTCCTCTGCGAGATCTCGGGAGAACTTGCCGGGGCAGTGGTCCTCGAGACCTTCCGATATAAACGCAATCAGCTCGGGGGGGTGATAAAATGGCTCTTCACCGACCCCGAAGCTCAGGGACAGGGGGTTGCAGCCGCCCTGGTCAGGGAAGGTGTCGCCAGGCTCCAGGAACTGGGGTGCCACGAACTCTTTACCACGGTGGAGGGGTTTAACACTCCCTCGAGCAACCGCTTCGCCGACCTGGGGTTCGCTCCGCTGAGCCCCTGGCAGCAGCTCCGCCGATACGGCCTCAGCCTCCTCAGAATCGGCCCTCCCACCTTTCACACAATTGATACTGGCCATTTTCTCTGGTCCCGGAGCGCTGCAGAGCCGCCCCGGGAGCAGGAGCGCACCGTACCGGGCGGCGGAGCCCTGCCATGGGTGGCAAACGTGATATTCGTGGCGGCCCTTGTCGCACTCCATCGTCTGCGGGTGGGTGCGGCCGGGGAGTTGCATCTTCACCTTCTGTGGCAACTGCCCCTTGCGCTGAGCCTGGTCTTCGGAGTGCGTTCAGGAGCGATGAAGCTCACCGCCCGTGCCCTGGGGCTCTCCTTGCGTTACCGGATCTGGGAAACCGGCCTCGTTCTTTCCCTGATTATCACCGTTCTCTTTGGCGGCCTCTTTCCCACCCCGGGATCACACTATCCCGTGGAAACCCGCTGGAACTACCGGAGCAAACTCCCGCGACTGGCAGCAGTGGCCTTCTCCGGGGCCTTTGCGGTGCTTGCCCTGGCATGGTTTCTGCTTGCCTGCGAGACCTGGGGGCTTGCGCAGAGCCCCCGTGCCCTGGCCAGCATCCTGGCCCTGGCGGTAGCGCCCGTCCAGGCCCTCCTGGTCTTCGAAGTCCTCCTGCCCTGGTTTCCCTTTGCTTCGTTCAACGGACGGCGCGTGCTGGATCATCACCGTCTGCTCTGGGCAGGTCTGGCCATCGGGACGGCAGCCCTCTTCTGGGTCCGCTACGCCGGGTAG
- a CDS encoding DEAD/DEAH box helicase, translated as MISFDQLGLIPALLDAISARGFETPTPIQAEMIPFLLTEQRDVTGLAQTGTGKTAAFGLPLLQNIDLSSRTTQALILTPTRELGLQVSREIAEYGANLPSLRTTAVYGGAPFGAQIRDLKAGPHIITATPGRLKDLLDKGIADLSALRFLVLDEADQMLDMGFKDELDAILAAANPERRTLLFSATMPPEVARIAATYMTDPHEIVSGHKNQSAGTVTHYYYRVHAHDKYEALKRLIDVKTGMYAIIFCRTRETVKDITARLSRDGYTADALHGELAQSQRDTVMSRFREGNPSLLVATDVAARGLDVNNLTHVIHYDLPDEVSAYTHRSGRTGRAGRSGASLALVHMREGHRIAYIERTIGRKMEEAKIPRGHDICEARLMELLSRVKEVEVNEESVGPYLQAVRDSLAGIEREELLQRFISVEFNRFLEQYADAPDLNPSLSKTRPKRMEADSMVWFRLNIGRRQSVLPPQIIGLINKATDSGNINIGRININTDSCEVQVDGAMARQVEDALAGYSYQGTRIRVERVTNQRPAGKQRGPRRPAGNGPPQARRPKGRKGKPNRRN; from the coding sequence ATGATATCTTTTGACCAGCTGGGCCTGATCCCGGCCCTGCTCGACGCAATCAGCGCCCGCGGCTTTGAAACACCAACTCCGATACAAGCCGAGATGATCCCCTTCCTCCTGACCGAGCAGCGGGATGTTACCGGACTGGCTCAGACAGGAACCGGCAAGACCGCTGCCTTCGGACTGCCCCTTCTGCAAAATATCGACCTTTCAAGCCGCACAACCCAGGCACTGATCCTCACCCCCACTCGTGAGCTTGGACTGCAGGTCTCGCGGGAGATTGCAGAGTATGGAGCAAATCTCCCGAGCCTTCGGACGACAGCCGTCTATGGAGGCGCTCCCTTCGGGGCCCAGATACGCGATCTGAAGGCGGGGCCCCATATTATCACGGCCACACCGGGACGGCTGAAGGATCTCCTGGATAAGGGCATTGCCGACCTCTCGGCTCTCCGGTTTCTGGTACTCGACGAGGCGGATCAGATGCTCGACATGGGGTTCAAGGACGAGCTCGATGCCATTCTTGCCGCTGCAAACCCCGAGCGTCGCACCCTGCTCTTCTCCGCGACCATGCCCCCCGAGGTGGCCAGAATCGCTGCGACGTACATGACCGATCCCCACGAGATCGTCTCCGGTCACAAGAACCAGAGCGCCGGTACCGTCACGCACTATTACTACCGCGTCCATGCCCACGATAAGTACGAGGCTCTCAAGCGGCTGATCGATGTGAAGACTGGCATGTACGCCATCATCTTCTGCCGCACCCGGGAAACGGTAAAGGACATAACGGCTCGCCTCTCGCGCGACGGCTACACCGCCGATGCGCTTCACGGCGAACTGGCCCAATCCCAGCGCGACACCGTAATGAGCCGCTTCCGGGAAGGGAATCCGTCGCTCCTGGTCGCTACCGACGTTGCAGCCCGTGGCCTCGACGTGAACAACCTGACTCACGTCATCCACTACGACCTTCCCGACGAGGTTTCCGCCTACACCCACCGGAGCGGACGGACCGGCCGGGCCGGCAGAAGCGGTGCGTCGCTCGCCCTCGTACATATGCGCGAGGGGCACCGAATCGCCTACATCGAGCGGACTATCGGCCGGAAAATGGAGGAAGCCAAAATCCCGCGCGGCCATGATATCTGCGAAGCCCGGCTGATGGAGCTTCTCTCCCGGGTGAAAGAGGTCGAGGTGAACGAGGAGTCCGTTGGACCGTACCTGCAGGCCGTTCGGGACTCTCTTGCCGGAATCGAACGGGAGGAACTGCTGCAACGGTTTATCTCGGTGGAGTTCAATCGATTTCTGGAACAGTATGCCGATGCTCCGGACCTTAATCCCTCGCTCAGCAAGACCCGGCCCAAACGGATGGAGGCTGACTCCATGGTCTGGTTCCGTCTGAACATCGGCCGCCGCCAGTCGGTGCTCCCGCCCCAGATTATTGGACTGATCAACAAGGCCACCGATTCCGGCAATATCAACATCGGGCGGATCAATATCAACACCGACTCATGCGAGGTGCAGGTCGACGGAGCCATGGCCAGGCAGGTTGAAGACGCACTGGCCGGGTACTCCTATCAGGGCACGAGGATACGTGTAGAACGCGTCACCAACCAGCGTCCCGCAGGAAAGCAGCGCGGCCCCCGCCGCCCGGCGGGGAACGGCCCGCCTCAGGCACGTCGCCCCAAGGGGCGCAAGGGAAAGCCGAACCGCCGCAATTAG
- a CDS encoding TraR/DksA family transcriptional regulator, with protein MTKEDLLELAKRIEEETMATQQSIPYLTRESLPVEPSVALGRLTRMEAINDKGVNEEMLRQAQRRLERLNNATKRMKDGCYGLCIRCKKEIAFERLKAIPEALMCIACADKSSTR; from the coding sequence ATGACCAAAGAAGATCTCCTTGAACTTGCAAAACGCATCGAAGAGGAAACAATGGCGACACAGCAAAGCATCCCCTACCTCACCCGGGAAAGCCTTCCGGTAGAACCAAGCGTCGCCCTTGGACGCCTGACACGCATGGAAGCGATCAACGACAAGGGTGTGAACGAGGAAATGCTGCGTCAGGCCCAACGCCGACTTGAACGCCTCAACAATGCGACAAAGCGAATGAAGGACGGGTGCTACGGCCTCTGCATCCGTTGCAAAAAGGAGATCGCCTTCGAACGGCTCAAGGCCATCCCCGAGGCACTGATGTGCATTGCCTGCGCCGATAAATCATCGACCCGTTGA
- a CDS encoding C69 family dipeptidase: MKNPVYSRMRTTAVVGIVCAFLLAAGVVAGLPRDAHGVAQGHPNQKSIGMYVGSELTSDGSVLLGGFGHEPSSHWIEIVPRQEHPQGATWSVGVTENASIPGRLIEIPQVATTYKYITSHYSEFAGFPPPLTNGGLNEHGVSARDIWSPSRPELVEMSERAAPQTGPQYSDLARAAMERATTAREAVEVVGGLIDEYGFSTYGGNSHIFADQKEGWVFINYAGGEGLWAAERLGSDEIRVLYPGYIHDFPVNPEDHDGYMASSNLVEFARAQGWWDGEGEFMNLQDVFGRPFPADDPEGYYPDFYEEARNPLALEAELYEMAPVSLEDMLAYVRDPRWSTDFAGYGQVAHLRPDTHGELQTLWTAITTSLTTPFVPIPIAAESVPPEFSQHRYMTKDGSSHFLDPDYRMLEATRYATRTFKRLLYFTSEHPIDFLRAVTGEIEFFEQILLAERESLERRVLGLYEAGFEERARSVITDNVHRRLLESLELGEDLVREVEARTRKRYGIRLPVGERPEGSTIPATSEHMAREGWGAMIHAYDERLDEYPRVYGIYDDYRDLLE; the protein is encoded by the coding sequence ATGAAAAACCCCGTTTACTCGCGGATGCGCACCACAGCTGTGGTGGGTATCGTTTGTGCGTTCCTGCTTGCTGCGGGAGTTGTTGCAGGACTACCCAGGGATGCTCACGGTGTTGCCCAGGGGCATCCAAACCAGAAGAGCATCGGAATGTATGTGGGGAGCGAACTTACCAGTGATGGTTCTGTTCTGCTCGGCGGCTTCGGGCACGAGCCTTCCAGTCACTGGATCGAGATTGTCCCCCGGCAAGAACATCCTCAAGGGGCTACCTGGAGCGTGGGTGTTACCGAAAATGCATCGATTCCCGGCAGGCTTATAGAGATTCCCCAGGTGGCGACGACCTACAAGTATATTACCTCGCATTATTCCGAGTTTGCCGGTTTCCCCCCGCCTTTGACCAATGGAGGTCTCAACGAGCACGGCGTTTCCGCTCGTGACATATGGTCTCCGTCACGACCGGAACTGGTGGAGATGTCCGAGCGGGCTGCTCCCCAGACAGGACCGCAGTACAGTGACCTTGCCCGGGCTGCCATGGAGCGAGCCACGACAGCTCGCGAAGCGGTTGAGGTCGTGGGTGGTCTTATCGATGAATACGGCTTTTCTACCTACGGAGGAAACTCCCATATCTTTGCCGACCAGAAGGAGGGATGGGTTTTCATTAACTATGCCGGAGGAGAGGGGCTGTGGGCGGCAGAACGGCTTGGCTCAGATGAAATCCGTGTCCTCTATCCCGGTTATATCCATGATTTCCCGGTGAATCCCGAGGACCACGACGGTTATATGGCCTCCAGCAATCTTGTAGAGTTTGCCAGGGCTCAGGGTTGGTGGGACGGAGAGGGAGAGTTCATGAACCTCCAGGACGTGTTTGGTCGCCCCTTCCCCGCCGACGATCCCGAGGGATATTACCCGGATTTTTATGAGGAAGCCCGAAATCCCCTCGCTCTTGAGGCCGAGCTATACGAGATGGCCCCCGTGAGTCTTGAGGATATGCTTGCCTATGTTCGTGATCCTCGCTGGTCCACAGATTTTGCAGGCTACGGCCAGGTTGCGCACCTGCGACCGGATACACACGGAGAGCTTCAAACGCTCTGGACAGCGATCACCACCAGTCTTACCACTCCCTTTGTGCCAATTCCAATTGCAGCCGAGAGCGTTCCTCCCGAGTTTAGTCAGCACCGATACATGACGAAAGATGGGTCTTCGCATTTTCTTGATCCGGATTACCGTATGCTTGAGGCGACTCGGTACGCCACGCGTACCTTCAAGCGGCTTCTTTATTTTACATCGGAACATCCGATTGATTTTCTGCGAGCCGTTACGGGCGAGATCGAATTCTTTGAGCAGATCCTTCTTGCCGAACGGGAGTCTCTTGAACGGCGAGTCTTGGGATTATATGAGGCAGGCTTCGAGGAGCGAGCTCGTTCTGTTATTACCGACAACGTTCACAGGCGGTTGCTTGAAAGTCTTGAGCTTGGTGAGGATCTGGTTCGTGAGGTGGAGGCCCGAACCCGAAAACGCTACGGTATTCGCCTGCCGGTAGGGGAGCGTCCGGAGGGAAGCACCATTCCTGCCACAAGCGAGCACATGGCTCGTGAAGGATGGGGGGCCATGATTCACGCGTATGATGAGCGACTTGATGAGTATCCCCGTGTCTACGGTATATATGACGATTACCGGGATTTGCTTGAATAA